The Denitrificimonas caeni genome has a segment encoding these proteins:
- a CDS encoding YbfB/YjiJ family MFS transporter, giving the protein MTEKTPDLLRVIIAGALVLLVVHTLGRFIYTPLLPWLVEDGLLTLKQGADVASWNYLGYLIGALLAMRWHRVEQIHKVLPWALAINVLCTLLQTQAESAESLSALRLINGITNGIVFVQAPSLILEWLARHGRATASGLVYLGVGVGLLVSSALVAVPSDWLHGAARWWPAFILSVPLAWWGWRQLAVLDIPAPVVVPKANGEVPSSRLLDRASTPLFLSYAGAGLGYILPLTFLPMLASLELEPGSFLVDGSWLVVALATLPAPWIWNKVGARIGDALALRINYILQLLGVLAVLLLPAAWGVVLCALLVGGTFLGTVLLTQRLARTLHPHQGPRLSAALVALYGFTQLTGPWLTGQWLAASGTLHGAFWLGAGALLWGLVWALLTPEKS; this is encoded by the coding sequence ATGACTGAAAAAACTCCAGACCTGTTACGGGTAATTATTGCTGGTGCCTTAGTGTTGCTGGTGGTGCATACCTTAGGGCGCTTTATTTATACCCCTTTGCTGCCGTGGCTGGTTGAAGATGGCTTGCTGACACTAAAGCAGGGTGCGGATGTTGCTAGTTGGAACTATCTTGGCTATTTAATTGGTGCCTTGTTGGCCATGCGCTGGCATCGTGTTGAGCAAATTCATAAGGTTTTGCCATGGGCCTTGGCCATTAACGTCTTATGTACGCTGCTACAAACCCAAGCTGAAAGTGCCGAGAGTCTGTCAGCTTTGCGCCTGATTAACGGGATAACTAACGGTATCGTTTTTGTGCAAGCGCCGTCATTGATTCTGGAGTGGTTGGCACGGCATGGGCGTGCTACTGCCAGTGGCTTAGTGTATTTAGGCGTGGGTGTTGGTTTGCTTGTGTCCAGTGCGCTGGTGGCTGTGCCAAGTGACTGGTTGCACGGGGCCGCGCGCTGGTGGCCGGCTTTTATTCTCAGTGTGCCCTTAGCATGGTGGGGCTGGCGTCAGTTGGCTGTGTTAGATATTCCTGCGCCGGTGGTGGTACCTAAAGCCAATGGTGAAGTGCCGTCGTCACGTTTACTGGATCGCGCGAGTACGCCGCTATTTTTATCCTATGCGGGAGCTGGTTTGGGTTATATCTTACCTTTAACGTTTTTGCCTATGCTGGCCAGTTTAGAGCTTGAACCTGGTAGTTTTTTAGTTGATGGCAGCTGGCTAGTGGTGGCGCTGGCGACCTTACCCGCACCTTGGATTTGGAATAAAGTGGGCGCGCGCATTGGTGATGCTTTGGCGCTGCGCATTAACTATATTTTGCAGCTGTTGGGCGTTCTGGCAGTGTTATTATTACCGGCAGCGTGGGGTGTTGTGCTCTGTGCTTTGCTAGTGGGCGGTACATTTTTAGGCACTGTGTTATTGACTCAGCGTCTCGCGCGCACTTTGCACCCGCATCAAGGTCCACGCTTATCTGCGGCTTTGGTCGCTTTATATGGCTTTACCCAGCTGACGGGGCCTTGGCTAACCGGGCAATGGTTGGCTGCCAGCGGTACCTTGCATGGGGCTTTTTGGTTAGGTGCAGGGGCTTTACTGTGGGGTTTGGTTTGGGCCTTACTGACACCTGAAAAAAGTTAA
- a CDS encoding ArsR/SmtB family transcription factor, with amino-acid sequence MNDSAVLIDIDRLRDNAGAAGQLLKALGNPDRLLLLCQLVQGEMNVGELEEQLKIVQPTLSQQLSVLRREGLVDTRRDGRQIYYSISSPQALAVIETLYGLFCAADQ; translated from the coding sequence ATGAATGACTCTGCTGTTTTGATAGACATTGACCGACTGCGCGATAATGCCGGTGCGGCGGGCCAGCTGTTAAAAGCGCTGGGTAACCCTGATCGATTGTTACTGTTGTGTCAGCTCGTGCAAGGCGAGATGAATGTGGGTGAGCTAGAAGAACAACTGAAAATTGTGCAGCCAACGCTATCACAGCAATTGAGTGTTTTGCGTCGTGAGGGGCTGGTCGATACCCGTCGTGACGGGCGACAGATTTATTACAGCATTAGCAGTCCACAAGCACTTGCTGTGATTGAAACCTTGTACGGTTTATTTTGCGCTGCAGACCAGTAG
- a CDS encoding YgaP family membrane protein, whose protein sequence is MKSNMGSIDRALRIIVGLVLVGLALTSTVGWWGWLGIIPIVTGVLGNCPLYSVIGVNTCGTKQCNKK, encoded by the coding sequence ATGAAAAGTAATATGGGTTCAATTGATCGTGCTTTGCGGATTATTGTCGGTTTAGTCTTAGTCGGTTTAGCGCTGACAAGTACTGTGGGATGGTGGGGCTGGTTGGGGATTATTCCAATCGTGACCGGTGTATTGGGTAACTGCCCGCTCTATAGCGTTATTGGGGTAAATACCTGTGGCACTAAGCAGTGCAACAAAAAATAG
- a CDS encoding MBL fold metallo-hydrolase, translating into MQPAVTAFFDPETYTYSYVVRDPSSQFCVVLDSVLDYDPASGRTSTHSAEKIVNFVREQQLSVVWLLETHVHADHLSAAPYLQQELGGQLAIGSHIKTVQKVFGEIFNAEPQFATDGSQFDRLLNEGDTLTFGAMTVEVMHTPGHTPACLSYVIGDAVFVGDTLFMPDYGTARCDFPGGDAATLYNSIQRLFELPDNTRMFMCHDYQAPGRDEYCNETTVAAERKNNIHVREGISQEEFVAMRTARDATLSMPRLILPSVQVNMRAGDLPPAEDNGVRYLKIPLNAL; encoded by the coding sequence ATGCAACCTGCAGTAACCGCTTTTTTTGACCCAGAAACTTACACTTACAGCTATGTCGTGCGTGACCCTAGTTCACAGTTTTGTGTAGTTCTCGATTCGGTTTTGGATTACGACCCAGCATCAGGTCGGACCAGCACGCACAGTGCGGAAAAAATTGTCAATTTTGTTCGTGAGCAGCAACTCAGCGTAGTTTGGCTTTTAGAAACCCATGTGCATGCAGATCACCTCTCAGCAGCACCGTATTTACAGCAAGAGCTGGGTGGACAGTTGGCCATCGGCAGTCACATCAAGACTGTACAGAAAGTCTTTGGTGAGATTTTTAACGCCGAGCCACAGTTTGCTACTGATGGCAGCCAGTTTGATCGCTTACTCAATGAAGGCGACACCTTAACCTTCGGCGCAATGACGGTAGAGGTGATGCACACTCCAGGACATACGCCCGCCTGTTTGAGTTATGTGATTGGCGATGCGGTATTTGTTGGCGACACTTTGTTTATGCCAGATTACGGTACAGCGCGCTGCGACTTTCCAGGCGGCGATGCGGCAACCCTGTATAACTCGATCCAGCGTCTATTTGAATTGCCCGATAACACGCGCATGTTTATGTGCCATGACTATCAAGCGCCTGGCCGTGACGAATACTGCAATGAAACCACAGTTGCCGCTGAGCGGAAAAACAATATTCATGTGCGTGAAGGCATTAGCCAAGAAGAGTTTGTGGCGATGCGTACAGCCCGTGATGCCACTTTATCCATGCCCCGTTTAATCTTGCCCTCAGTGCAAGTGAATATGCGTGCAGGTGATTTGCCACCTGCAGAAGATAACGGTGTACGCTATTTAAAAATCCCTTTAAACGCACTGTAA
- a CDS encoding bifunctional protein tyrosine phosphatase family protein/NAD(P)/FAD-dependent oxidoreductase: MEASKQLTPFLSVIGQIQPTDMASVAASGFLTVINNRPDGEGEGQPSSAEMAAAAQASGLQYHYLPVIAGQISDANVSDFAQLLSQVKGPVLAFCRTGTRSSSLWALSEASRLDATAILAAAQSAGYDLTGLVPRIQQRWTEQQCVPDAAHSAQSNRYDVLVIGGGAAGCAVTASLLKRDASLRIGVVEPSEQHYYQPGWTMVGAGVFTRSQTERPMAQCIPEPAQWIRAAVTGFLPEQNTVVLEDGRQLAYRTLIVCPGLKLHWDAIKGLRETLGKNGVTSNYVLELAPYTWQLVQNLRKGRAIFTQPPMPIKCAGAPQKALYMSADWWLKEGVLAAVETEFCTAGNVLFGVADFVPPLMQYIDKYQTQLNFQHNLVEVDGEAGKAWFVVTDAEGNQQRIEKSFDFLHAVPPQRAPRFVRESVLADKDGWLEVHHDTLCHPRFGNIFALGDVCSAPNAKTAAAVRKQAPVVAENILAVLAKREVRAVYDGYGACPLVVERGKAVLAEFGYGGKLLPTFPLDPLVPRRLAWQLKARWMPSIYFDMLLKGREWLAKPSVLDHAPHRPTAVQACDFQSGTKE, from the coding sequence ATGGAAGCAAGCAAACAGCTCACACCTTTTTTATCTGTTATTGGGCAAATTCAACCGACAGATATGGCTTCCGTAGCCGCTTCGGGCTTTCTTACGGTCATTAACAATCGCCCTGATGGTGAAGGTGAAGGCCAGCCCAGTAGCGCTGAGATGGCGGCAGCCGCGCAAGCGTCTGGCTTGCAATACCATTATTTACCGGTGATTGCAGGGCAAATCAGCGATGCCAATGTCAGTGATTTTGCTCAGTTATTAAGCCAAGTCAAAGGTCCAGTATTAGCGTTTTGCCGTACTGGTACACGCTCATCTAGTTTGTGGGCGTTAAGTGAGGCAAGCCGTTTGGATGCCACCGCTATTTTGGCTGCAGCCCAATCGGCGGGCTACGACTTAACCGGTTTAGTGCCGCGCATACAGCAGCGCTGGACTGAGCAGCAGTGCGTCCCCGATGCTGCACACTCGGCGCAGAGCAATCGTTATGATGTTCTAGTGATTGGTGGTGGTGCGGCGGGCTGTGCTGTCACTGCCAGCTTGCTCAAGCGTGATGCAAGTTTGCGCATTGGGGTGGTTGAGCCCAGCGAGCAACACTATTATCAGCCAGGCTGGACCATGGTGGGCGCGGGGGTCTTTACCCGTTCGCAAACTGAGCGGCCGATGGCGCAATGCATCCCTGAGCCGGCGCAGTGGATTCGAGCGGCAGTGACCGGCTTTCTACCTGAACAAAACACCGTGGTATTAGAGGATGGCCGGCAGCTGGCTTACCGCACCTTGATTGTGTGCCCGGGCTTAAAGCTACATTGGGATGCCATTAAAGGCTTGCGTGAAACCCTTGGCAAAAACGGCGTGACCTCCAACTATGTTTTAGAGTTGGCGCCTTATACTTGGCAGCTGGTGCAAAACTTACGCAAAGGCCGAGCTATTTTTACCCAGCCACCAATGCCGATTAAATGTGCCGGTGCGCCACAAAAAGCCTTGTATATGTCCGCTGACTGGTGGCTGAAAGAAGGTGTTTTAGCCGCCGTGGAAACTGAGTTTTGTACAGCGGGCAATGTGTTGTTTGGTGTGGCCGACTTTGTGCCACCATTGATGCAGTACATCGATAAATACCAAACCCAACTGAACTTCCAGCACAACCTAGTAGAGGTTGACGGTGAGGCTGGGAAGGCGTGGTTTGTGGTGACTGATGCTGAGGGAAATCAGCAGCGCATTGAAAAGTCTTTTGACTTTTTACATGCAGTACCGCCCCAGCGCGCGCCGCGTTTTGTCCGTGAAAGTGTTTTAGCAGATAAAGACGGTTGGCTGGAAGTACACCATGACACCCTGTGTCATCCTCGTTTTGGCAATATTTTTGCTCTAGGTGATGTGTGCTCTGCGCCCAATGCAAAAACTGCAGCAGCAGTACGTAAACAAGCGCCAGTGGTGGCGGAAAATATTTTAGCAGTCTTGGCTAAGCGCGAAGTGCGTGCAGTCTACGATGGTTATGGTGCTTGCCCGTTGGTAGTGGAGCGCGGCAAAGCAGTGCTTGCTGAGTTTGGTTATGGCGGTAAGTTATTGCCCACTTTCCCCCTCGATCCGCTGGTGCCACGTCGTTTAGCTTGGCAGCTGAAAGCACGTTGGATGCCGTCTATTTACTTCGATATGTTGCTCAAAGGTCGCGAATGGTTGGCGAAACCCAGCGTACTTGATCATGCACCGCATCGACCCACAGCCGTACAGGCTTGTGATTTTCAATCAGGAACTAAAGAGTGA
- a CDS encoding SulP family inorganic anion transporter: protein MKLRRWLPCIDWVASYDRMTAGKDGLAAVIVTLMLIPQSLAYAMLAGLPPITGLYASIAPLLLYAVFGSSRTLAVGPVAVISLMTAAALEPMFPSGSAAYIGAAMLLAALSGVVLLLMAVLRLGFLANFLSHPVISGFISASGLLIALSQFKYILGVSAEGQTVLQLIPSLAQQLPFINVPTLLIGGLCLVFLQLARTRLKGLLLALGLSPGWADSLTKTGPVLTIIVSVLIVTWGDLASSGVHVVGAIPEGLPALRLPTMDWQLAMQLLPAALLISLVGFVESVSVAQTLAAKRRERIDPDQELVGLGAANIAAAVSGGFPVTGGFSRSIVNFDAGARTPMAGILTALGIALTALFFTPLFHNLPHAVLAATIIVAVLSLVDFGSLKRTWRFSKQDFIAQAATMFGVLFMGVEIGIVMGVSLSLLLFLWRTSRPHSAVVGQLPGSEHFRNIERFNVIQSDTVLSLRVDESLYFPNARYLEERIIELMVDYPDCQHLVLMCSGVNLIDASALDSLEAIAERLTAAQVQLHLSEVKGPVMDQLRRSDFLNEFGGQVFVSQYAAMQALDPASIMRAAQS from the coding sequence GTGAAACTAAGACGCTGGCTACCCTGCATCGACTGGGTAGCTTCTTATGACCGTATGACCGCTGGCAAAGATGGCTTGGCCGCGGTCATTGTCACCTTGATGTTGATTCCGCAAAGTTTAGCCTATGCCATGCTGGCTGGCTTACCGCCAATAACCGGCTTGTATGCCAGTATTGCACCATTGTTGCTGTATGCGGTTTTTGGTTCTAGCCGCACTTTGGCGGTTGGCCCAGTGGCAGTTATTTCCTTGATGACGGCAGCTGCGTTAGAGCCGATGTTCCCATCCGGCTCTGCCGCTTATATTGGTGCTGCGATGTTGTTGGCTGCTTTATCTGGTGTGGTATTGCTGCTGATGGCTGTGCTGCGCTTAGGTTTTTTAGCTAACTTTCTCAGCCATCCAGTGATCTCTGGGTTTATCAGTGCTTCTGGGCTATTGATCGCTTTAAGTCAGTTTAAATATATTCTTGGAGTCAGTGCCGAAGGGCAAACGGTGCTGCAGCTTATTCCTTCGTTGGCGCAGCAACTGCCGTTTATTAATGTGCCAACTTTACTGATTGGTGGCTTGTGCCTAGTGTTTTTACAATTAGCGCGTACCCGTTTAAAAGGGTTGCTGTTGGCGCTAGGATTGAGCCCAGGTTGGGCCGATAGCCTAACTAAAACAGGACCTGTATTAACCATTATTGTTTCTGTGTTAATAGTGACCTGGGGTGATTTGGCCAGTAGTGGCGTGCATGTGGTTGGTGCGATTCCAGAAGGCTTGCCAGCTTTACGTCTGCCGACGATGGATTGGCAGTTGGCGATGCAATTGCTGCCTGCGGCGCTTTTGATTAGTTTGGTGGGTTTTGTTGAATCTGTCTCTGTGGCGCAAACATTGGCGGCAAAGCGGCGTGAGCGGATTGATCCTGACCAAGAGTTGGTGGGTTTAGGTGCGGCGAATATTGCTGCGGCAGTGAGCGGTGGTTTTCCTGTCACAGGTGGCTTTTCACGTTCGATTGTTAATTTTGATGCGGGTGCGCGCACACCGATGGCGGGCATTTTAACTGCACTAGGGATTGCACTGACTGCATTGTTTTTCACCCCGCTATTTCACAATTTACCGCACGCAGTGTTAGCGGCCACCATTATTGTTGCGGTGCTGAGTTTGGTTGATTTTGGCTCGTTAAAGCGCACTTGGCGTTTTTCCAAGCAAGATTTTATCGCCCAAGCAGCCACCATGTTTGGTGTGCTGTTTATGGGGGTTGAGATTGGTATTGTGATGGGTGTGAGTCTGTCCTTATTGCTGTTCTTATGGCGTACCAGTCGTCCACATAGTGCTGTGGTAGGGCAATTACCGGGCAGTGAGCATTTTCGCAATATTGAGCGGTTTAATGTTATTCAAAGCGACACTGTCTTGTCCTTGCGCGTTGATGAAAGCCTGTATTTTCCCAATGCACGCTATTTAGAAGAGCGCATTATTGAATTGATGGTGGATTACCCTGACTGTCAGCATTTAGTGTTGATGTGTTCTGGGGTGAACTTAATTGATGCCAGTGCTCTGGATAGTTTAGAGGCCATTGCAGAGCGCCTAACTGCGGCGCAGGTGCAGCTGCACTTGTCGGAAGTAAAGGGCCCAGTGATGGATCAGTTGCGCCGCTCCGACTTTCTCAATGAGTTTGGTGGGCAGGTTTTTGTCAGTCAATATGCCGCCATGCAGGCGTTGGATCCGGCAAGCATCATGCGTGCAGCGCAAAGCTAA